In the genome of Pelobacter seleniigenes DSM 18267, one region contains:
- a CDS encoding LysE/ArgO family amino acid transporter — MWPYLQGIAIGGGLIIAIGAQNAFVLSQGIRRNYALQTAVICSLCDAVLILAGVSGIGRLIAASGLLTRLASWLGALFLLWYGSRSFCSALRGGRLEDSALVITSRRKMLLMTLALTLLNPHVYIDTIILIGGISGQLAAAERLQFAGGAMTASVLWFFSLSLGAGLLAPLFRSRLAWRCLDGLVCLMMWSIALSLLWPQLRQLSG, encoded by the coding sequence ATGTGGCCATATTTACAGGGCATTGCCATCGGCGGCGGGCTGATTATTGCCATCGGCGCCCAAAACGCCTTTGTTCTGTCCCAAGGCATCAGGCGCAACTATGCACTGCAGACCGCTGTGATCTGCAGCCTCTGTGATGCCGTGCTGATTCTGGCCGGGGTCAGCGGCATCGGCCGGCTGATTGCCGCCAGCGGCCTTTTGACCCGCCTGGCCAGTTGGCTCGGCGCCCTGTTCCTGCTCTGGTACGGTAGCCGCTCGTTCTGCTCCGCGCTTCGCGGGGGCCGGTTGGAGGACAGCGCCCTGGTCATTACCTCAAGGCGGAAAATGCTCCTCATGACCCTGGCCCTGACCCTGCTCAATCCGCATGTCTATATCGATACCATCATCCTCATCGGCGGAATCAGCGGACAATTGGCCGCAGCAGAACGCCTGCAGTTTGCCGGCGGCGCCATGACCGCCTCCGTGCTCTGGTTCTTCAGCCTCAGCCTGGGGGCCGGACTGCTCGCACCGCTGTTTCGCAGCCGTCTGGCCTGGCGTTGCCTGGACGGGCTGGTCTGCCTGATGATGTGGAGTATTGCCCTGTCGTTGCTCTGGCCGCAGCTGCGGCAACTTTCCGGCTGA
- a CDS encoding LysR family transcriptional regulator ArgP, with translation MIDYKLLQALAKVVEEGGFERAARVLYLTQSAISQRVRQLEDSCGQVLLTRTNPPQPTAAGRTLLKHYQQVRMLEDGLALELTATSLERPQSLSIGINADSLAFWFVAAAAPVLQTMNLLLDLRVADQEQTHRYLRDGEVVGCVSNEPRPMQGCRVDALGGMRYRLLATPEFCRRWFPAGLSKAALEQAPAVIFNRNDHLQQSFVERYFSSEPINFAAHYIPAPEQFLQVIAAGYCYGMVPDWQAGKLLQEGTLQEVIPAATLTIELYWHCWNLTTEPLQQLSTQLVSGARRLLEQEKEPLF, from the coding sequence ATGATCGATTACAAACTTTTGCAGGCTCTGGCCAAAGTGGTTGAAGAAGGCGGTTTTGAACGGGCCGCTCGCGTCCTTTATCTGACCCAGTCGGCGATCTCCCAGCGGGTTCGCCAACTCGAGGACAGTTGCGGTCAGGTGTTGCTGACCCGGACCAATCCGCCGCAACCGACTGCGGCCGGTCGCACTCTGCTCAAGCACTATCAGCAGGTCAGGATGCTGGAGGACGGCCTGGCCCTGGAGCTGACCGCGACCTCCCTGGAGCGGCCCCAATCCCTCAGTATTGGGATTAACGCCGACAGTTTGGCATTCTGGTTTGTCGCTGCGGCTGCGCCGGTACTGCAGACGATGAATCTGTTACTCGACCTGCGGGTTGCCGATCAGGAGCAGACCCATCGCTATCTGCGTGATGGGGAGGTGGTCGGCTGCGTCAGCAATGAGCCGCGCCCCATGCAAGGTTGCCGGGTGGATGCTTTGGGCGGCATGCGTTACCGCTTGCTCGCGACACCGGAATTCTGCCGACGCTGGTTCCCTGCCGGATTGAGTAAGGCCGCCCTGGAACAGGCGCCAGCGGTCATTTTTAACCGTAACGATCACCTGCAGCAGAGCTTTGTTGAGCGCTATTTTTCCAGTGAGCCGATCAATTTCGCCGCCCACTATATTCCTGCTCCGGAACAGTTTCTCCAGGTCATTGCCGCCGGCTACTGTTACGGCATGGTCCCCGACTGGCAGGCTGGAAAACTGTTGCAGGAAGGGACCTTACAGGAGGTCATCCCCGCTGCGACCCTGACCATCGAACTCTACTGGCATTGCTGGAATCTGACCACCGAACCCCTGCAGCAACTGAGCACCCAGCTGGTCAGCGGGGCGCGGCGCCTGCTGGAACAAGAGAAAGAGCCCCTGTTTTAA
- a CDS encoding putative glycoside hydrolase, with the protein MKWISWLIVVAVLCWSGPASAEVEHVFGTVADAVSGEPLADVRIWADDDSQLSAADGGFSLATMATHLIVRKPGYLPQKVPVSFPLHLTLQPITPKALYLSYWAAASQDLRNHLLQLLADTGMNALVIDLKSSRGDIAFRTDMPLTVEVGAQRSRTLKDLPDLLAELKERGIYTIARIVVFKDNRLAKGRPELAVRTEAGSVWEDREKMSWCDPFREEVWDYNIALAEEAARLGFDEIQFDYIRFPAKSDLLFSRENTGDNRVAAINGFLARAQQRLAAYPVMTSANIFGYICWKPKDQKIGQRLADLAEYVDYLSPMLYPSGFPHGIPGYRNPVANSYAVIADSLRKAALLTGLAPQRFRPWLQAFRDYAFDHRSFTAAEINAQINASNAGGSHGWMLWNAASRYTQAGLQQVIPYGELNLVDASPKAGDSTVLSRSESKPQALPTM; encoded by the coding sequence GTGAAGTGGATCAGCTGGTTGATTGTTGTTGCTGTGCTTTGCTGGAGCGGTCCGGCAAGCGCCGAGGTTGAACATGTTTTCGGAACCGTTGCGGATGCGGTGAGCGGTGAACCCCTGGCCGATGTGCGCATCTGGGCTGATGATGACAGTCAGCTCAGCGCGGCGGATGGTGGCTTCAGTCTTGCCACCATGGCCACCCACCTGATTGTCCGCAAACCCGGCTACCTGCCGCAAAAAGTTCCTGTCTCCTTTCCATTGCACCTGACTTTGCAGCCGATCACCCCCAAAGCCCTGTATCTGTCCTACTGGGCAGCGGCCAGTCAGGATCTGCGTAACCACCTGTTGCAGTTGCTTGCCGATACCGGAATGAACGCGCTGGTGATCGACCTGAAATCCTCTCGCGGGGATATTGCTTTCCGCACCGACATGCCCTTGACCGTCGAGGTCGGTGCGCAGCGCTCGCGGACCCTCAAAGACCTGCCGGACTTGCTGGCCGAGCTCAAGGAGCGTGGCATCTATACCATCGCCCGGATTGTGGTGTTCAAGGACAACCGGCTGGCCAAAGGTCGGCCGGAGCTGGCGGTGCGAACGGAAGCCGGCAGCGTCTGGGAGGACCGGGAAAAAATGTCCTGGTGCGATCCGTTCCGGGAAGAGGTCTGGGATTACAATATCGCCCTGGCCGAAGAGGCGGCGCGCCTCGGATTTGATGAGATCCAGTTCGATTATATCCGCTTCCCGGCCAAATCCGATCTGCTCTTTTCCCGTGAAAACACCGGTGACAACCGGGTTGCCGCCATCAACGGTTTTCTGGCCCGGGCTCAGCAGCGCCTGGCTGCTTATCCGGTGATGACCTCGGCGAATATTTTCGGTTATATCTGCTGGAAGCCCAAGGATCAGAAAATCGGCCAGCGCCTGGCCGATCTGGCCGAATATGTCGATTACCTGTCGCCCATGCTCTACCCCTCCGGGTTTCCCCACGGGATCCCCGGTTATCGGAATCCTGTGGCCAATTCCTATGCCGTGATTGCCGATTCCCTTCGCAAGGCTGCGTTGTTGACCGGTCTGGCGCCCCAGCGCTTTCGCCCCTGGCTGCAGGCGTTTCGTGATTACGCTTTTGATCACCGTTCCTTCACGGCTGCAGAAATCAATGCCCAGATCAACGCCAGTAACGCCGGCGGTAGCCACGGCTGGATGCTCTGGAACGCGGCCAGCCGTTACACCCAGGCCGGGCTGCAGCAGGTGATCCCCTACGGCGAGCTGAATCTGGTCGATGCCAGCCCCAAAGCCGGGGACAGCACCGTGTTGAGCCGCTCGGAAAGCAAACCTCAGGCGCTGCCAACCATGTAA
- a CDS encoding diacylglycerol kinase has protein sequence MKPTSWLESLNCAIEGILWAARSERHIRYHFCAALAVLFLALFFKISALEFFLLVLAAVLVIFAELMNTAIEAVVDLVTTEYHELAKLAKDVAAGAVLVTSVGAMVLGYLVLSGHIFPLFDSEPTLGKEPQGTIPVAALLMVIILVVLLKARFGHGRPLHGGMPSGHAAVAFSIATSALLFGGNFLIGLLVLLLAVLVSQSRLLMRIHSPREVFLGALLGTVVTLLSYLLFA, from the coding sequence ATGAAACCGACCAGCTGGCTGGAAAGCCTGAATTGCGCGATTGAGGGAATTCTCTGGGCGGCCCGCAGTGAGCGGCATATCCGCTATCACTTCTGTGCCGCCCTGGCCGTACTCTTTCTGGCCCTGTTTTTCAAGATTTCCGCCCTGGAATTCTTCCTGCTGGTGCTGGCCGCCGTGCTGGTGATCTTTGCCGAACTGATGAACACCGCCATCGAAGCGGTGGTTGACCTGGTCACTACCGAATACCACGAGCTGGCCAAACTGGCCAAGGATGTCGCTGCCGGGGCGGTCCTGGTCACCAGCGTCGGCGCGATGGTCCTCGGCTATCTGGTCCTGTCCGGACACATTTTCCCACTCTTCGACAGCGAGCCGACCCTTGGCAAGGAGCCCCAAGGGACCATCCCGGTGGCTGCCCTGCTGATGGTCATTATCCTGGTGGTCCTGCTCAAAGCGCGCTTCGGCCACGGCCGCCCACTCCATGGCGGGATGCCGAGCGGTCATGCTGCGGTGGCCTTTTCCATTGCCACCTCGGCCCTGCTGTTCGGCGGCAATTTCCTGATCGGCCTGCTGGTCCTGCTGCTGGCGGTTCTGGTCAGCCAGAGTCGACTGCTGATGAGAATCCATTCCCCGCGCGAAGTCTTCCTCGGTGCCTTGCTCGGCACCGTCGTCACCCTGCTCAGCTATCTGCTCTTCGCCTGA
- the rpsA gene encoding 30S ribosomal protein S1, which produces MSDDYQNDDMNEDNEDFAAMFEASLSGVGQQLEPGQKIEATLLQLGKDWSFLDVGQKGEGVLATAELLNADGEPQYAVGDRIAVFFLSRSGGELRFTTKVGGSGSGTEQLENAFQGGIPVEGKIEKEIKGGFEVKLAGNIRAFCPFSQSGMRKGEPADLIGATLSFKITQFSERGRNIVVSHRVLQDEERQQQRASLRETLKEGMVVRGEVTNILDFGAFVDIGGIEGLLPISEISYGRVEDVNEILRIGQELEVAVKKIDWDKNKFSFSLRDTQADPWNKVGSLYRVGGQYPGKVSRLAQFGAFVTLEDGIDGLLHISKLGEGQRIRHPQDVLKVGQALTVTVEKIDQEERRISLALGGKQDELEETSYQDQPASSGMGTFADLLKASQQKKTGKKRK; this is translated from the coding sequence ATGAGCGACGATTATCAAAATGATGACATGAATGAAGATAACGAAGATTTTGCCGCTATGTTCGAGGCCAGCCTGAGCGGTGTTGGTCAGCAGCTCGAGCCGGGGCAGAAGATCGAAGCGACCCTGCTGCAGCTTGGTAAGGACTGGAGCTTTCTCGATGTCGGCCAGAAGGGGGAAGGGGTGCTGGCCACGGCGGAGCTGTTGAACGCTGATGGTGAGCCGCAGTATGCAGTCGGCGACCGGATTGCGGTCTTCTTCCTGTCAAGAAGCGGCGGCGAATTGCGCTTTACCACCAAGGTCGGTGGTAGCGGCTCGGGAACGGAGCAGCTGGAAAATGCCTTTCAGGGCGGGATCCCGGTGGAAGGGAAGATCGAAAAAGAGATCAAGGGCGGTTTTGAGGTCAAGCTGGCCGGCAATATCCGGGCTTTCTGCCCGTTTTCCCAATCCGGAATGCGCAAGGGGGAGCCGGCCGACCTGATCGGAGCAACCCTCTCCTTCAAGATCACCCAGTTCAGCGAACGTGGCCGGAATATCGTCGTTTCCCATCGGGTTCTGCAGGACGAGGAGCGGCAGCAGCAGCGTGCCAGCTTGCGGGAGACCCTCAAAGAGGGGATGGTGGTGCGCGGGGAAGTCACCAATATCCTTGATTTTGGCGCTTTTGTCGATATCGGTGGGATCGAAGGTCTGCTGCCGATTTCCGAAATCAGCTATGGCCGGGTAGAGGATGTTAACGAAATTTTGCGCATCGGTCAGGAACTGGAGGTCGCGGTCAAGAAAATCGACTGGGACAAAAACAAATTTTCCTTCAGTCTGCGCGATACCCAGGCCGATCCGTGGAACAAGGTCGGATCCCTGTATCGGGTTGGTGGCCAGTACCCGGGTAAGGTCAGCCGGCTCGCCCAGTTCGGGGCGTTTGTGACTTTGGAAGACGGCATCGACGGGTTGCTGCATATTTCCAAGCTCGGGGAAGGGCAGCGCATTCGGCATCCCCAGGATGTGCTCAAGGTCGGTCAGGCGCTGACCGTCACCGTTGAAAAGATCGATCAGGAGGAACGGCGGATTTCACTGGCTCTGGGCGGGAAACAGGACGAGCTTGAAGAAACCAGCTATCAGGATCAGCCTGCAAGCAGTGGGATGGGAACCTTTGCCGACCTGCTGAAAGCGAGTCAGCAGAAAAAAACGGGTAAGAAGCGGAAATGA
- a CDS encoding MFS transporter — protein MNQEEESSRTAILFAVCVAQFLMPFMMSSVGVALPVMGREFSATAMQLGMVETTYVLSSAIFLLAMGRFGDIHGRRRVFQVGLVIFAITGGAISQAWSVEAVIVMRFLQGIGGAMVMATTMAIIVAVFPEQERGKALGIAVASVYAGISCGPFIGGHLVAWFGWRSLFYLVIPLGLLTWLLTRLKIKEEWAPAQGEPFDWWGAGAYGLAVILLVVGVANLSRGWWAWLLVILANVGFALFLTIETRSRYPLLNVKLFTENYIFALSNLAALFNYAATFGVTFFLSLYLQYVKGMGPEHAGTILIIQPIVQTLFSPLCGRLSDKLPASLLATVGMSFCALGLAVAANLSSSSSLTMVLTLLVFMGLGFALFSSPNVNMIMSSVAPRYLGIASGLNASMRTLGMVSSMTVITLIFSFLMHGQPVTAQTQPDFLKSMHVALLVFSGLCIIGIGCSLGRLQRKKTPTGRNH, from the coding sequence ATGAATCAGGAAGAGGAGTCTTCGCGGACAGCGATCCTGTTTGCGGTCTGCGTGGCCCAGTTTCTGATGCCGTTCATGATGTCGTCGGTGGGGGTTGCCCTGCCGGTCATGGGCCGGGAATTCTCCGCAACCGCCATGCAACTGGGGATGGTCGAAACCACCTATGTCCTGTCGTCGGCTATTTTTCTGTTGGCCATGGGCCGGTTCGGCGATATCCACGGGCGGCGCAGGGTGTTCCAGGTCGGCCTGGTGATTTTCGCCATTACCGGCGGGGCCATTTCCCAGGCCTGGTCGGTGGAGGCGGTCATTGTCATGCGCTTTCTGCAGGGGATCGGCGGGGCCATGGTCATGGCGACGACCATGGCGATCATCGTCGCGGTGTTCCCGGAGCAGGAGCGTGGCAAAGCCTTGGGAATCGCCGTTGCCAGCGTTTATGCCGGGATTTCCTGCGGACCTTTTATCGGCGGCCATCTGGTGGCCTGGTTCGGTTGGCGCTCCCTGTTTTATCTGGTCATCCCTCTTGGCTTGCTGACCTGGTTGCTGACGCGTCTTAAAATCAAGGAGGAATGGGCGCCGGCCCAGGGGGAACCCTTCGACTGGTGGGGCGCCGGGGCCTACGGCCTGGCCGTTATCCTGCTGGTGGTCGGGGTCGCCAACCTGAGTCGGGGCTGGTGGGCCTGGCTGCTGGTGATTCTCGCCAATGTGGGGTTCGCCCTGTTTCTGACCATCGAGACGCGCAGCCGCTACCCGCTGCTGAATGTCAAACTGTTTACCGAAAATTACATCTTTGCCCTGAGTAATCTGGCCGCCCTGTTCAATTATGCCGCAACCTTCGGGGTGACCTTTTTTCTCAGCCTCTATCTGCAGTATGTCAAAGGGATGGGGCCGGAGCATGCCGGCACCATCCTGATCATCCAGCCCATCGTGCAGACGCTGTTTTCCCCTTTGTGCGGGCGTCTTTCCGACAAGTTGCCGGCGTCGTTGCTGGCCACCGTGGGCATGTCTTTCTGTGCCCTGGGCCTGGCGGTCGCCGCCAACCTGTCGAGTTCCTCGTCCCTGACCATGGTCCTGACCCTGCTGGTGTTCATGGGACTTGGTTTTGCTCTGTTCTCTTCGCCCAATGTCAACATGATCATGAGCAGTGTCGCGCCGCGCTACCTGGGGATTGCTTCAGGCCTTAATGCCAGTATGCGCACCCTGGGCATGGTTTCGAGCATGACGGTCATTACCCTGATTTTCTCCTTCCTGATGCACGGTCAACCGGTAACGGCACAAACCCAGCCCGATTTTCTGAAAAGTATGCATGTTGCCTTGCTGGTATTCAGTGGCCTGTGCATCATCGGGATCGGCTGTTCACTGGGCCGGCTGCAGCGCAAAAAAACGCCAACCGGCCGGAACCACTAG
- a CDS encoding VOC family protein, whose product MRFKGLHHVEFSVLSYEESVKFFDKMFGWLGYKSFWTLDIGYRSTYYMARYPFFHSYIGIQPATAGPRLNHTEHSAGIHHVALWARSRKEIDAFYADFLLRNRIEVTDPPAEYPTYSPGYYAVFFNDPLTGIHFELSHTPLLPSVTSFLGWIRELKKIWREHPEWPKAPWRESMRQLPSRKDQL is encoded by the coding sequence ATGAGATTCAAAGGGCTCCATCACGTTGAGTTTTCGGTCTTGAGTTATGAAGAGTCGGTGAAATTTTTCGACAAAATGTTCGGCTGGCTTGGCTACAAGAGCTTCTGGACCTTGGATATCGGTTACCGATCAACCTATTACATGGCCCGATACCCGTTCTTTCACAGCTATATCGGCATCCAGCCCGCCACAGCAGGCCCGCGCTTGAATCATACGGAGCACAGCGCCGGAATCCACCATGTTGCCCTCTGGGCCAGGAGCCGGAAAGAGATCGACGCCTTTTATGCCGATTTTCTGCTCCGTAACCGGATCGAGGTCACTGATCCCCCGGCCGAATACCCAACCTATTCGCCGGGCTATTATGCCGTCTTTTTCAATGATCCGCTGACCGGTATTCATTTTGAGTTAAGCCACACCCCGCTGCTCCCTTCCGTGACCAGTTTCCTCGGCTGGATCAGGGAATTGAAAAAAATCTGGAGAGAGCATCCGGAATGGCCAAAGGCCCCCTGGCGGGAATCGATGCGCCAGCTGCCATCCCGCAAAGATCAACTGTGA
- a CDS encoding carboxymuconolactone decarboxylase family protein, giving the protein MSISESFHVFLSEAPEHSAAWLNAVKEFDQASALDRKTQELAYLAVLASARLTSGIPFHTKAAKRYGASRDEIIATILVGLPAVGNCVIQSLPIALEAYDEIEPEERKPSTSF; this is encoded by the coding sequence ATGAGTATATCCGAATCATTTCACGTTTTTCTATCTGAAGCTCCCGAGCATTCGGCTGCTTGGCTGAACGCGGTGAAAGAATTCGACCAAGCCAGCGCCCTGGACCGCAAAACCCAGGAACTGGCTTATCTGGCCGTCCTGGCTTCGGCCCGGCTGACCTCGGGGATTCCCTTTCATACCAAAGCTGCCAAACGTTATGGCGCGTCCCGCGATGAAATCATCGCAACTATCCTGGTCGGCCTGCCTGCGGTCGGCAACTGCGTGATTCAGTCGCTTCCCATTGCCCTGGAAGCCTATGACGAAATCGAACCGGAAGAAAGAAAGCCCTCAACCAGTTTTTGA
- a CDS encoding DUF2059 domain-containing protein yields MRFLCTALLLALLSITAMPAASMAASDIPPAKKAAIIQLMETTGSKNIGLQMGSAMTQNLVTAMKTGNPDLPDRAVAIIAEETRKLVEQRIDSLLKTIVPIYDQYFTADEINELLAFYQTPIGQKTISVLPRLTQASMLAGQNWGQELFPELVKTLQERFQAEGIEVK; encoded by the coding sequence ATGAGATTCCTCTGCACGGCACTCCTTCTGGCCTTGCTATCCATCACTGCCATGCCTGCCGCGAGTATGGCTGCCAGTGATATTCCCCCCGCCAAAAAGGCCGCAATCATTCAACTGATGGAAACCACGGGCTCAAAGAATATCGGTCTGCAAATGGGCAGCGCCATGACCCAGAACCTGGTTACAGCCATGAAAACAGGGAATCCTGACCTGCCTGATCGGGCCGTCGCCATCATCGCAGAAGAGACCAGGAAGCTGGTCGAGCAGAGAATTGACAGCCTATTGAAAACCATTGTCCCGATCTACGATCAATATTTCACGGCCGATGAGATCAATGAATTGCTGGCCTTTTACCAGACCCCCATTGGCCAAAAAACCATCTCGGTCTTGCCGCGCTTGACTCAGGCCAGTATGCTGGCCGGGCAGAATTGGGGACAGGAACTGTTTCCCGAGCTGGTTAAAACCCTTCAGGAACGCTTTCAGGCCGAAGGAATCGAGGTCAAATAA
- a CDS encoding MarC family protein yields the protein MPLFLSLWIKLFFVLTPFFGLTMFLSMTEGYEESRRKKLAASVSAAVAVSCLVLFFVGQQIFTIFGITLDAFRIGAGVLLMLSGISLVNGKAASTVSVGSDDVAVVPLAIPIFVGPATVGTLLVLGADLNTLTTKAIGSLALLSAVGCIGGVLLASSFIKRCLGGRGIIILSKLTGLILAALSAQMIMMGVQGFLGITP from the coding sequence ATGCCACTGTTCCTGTCCCTCTGGATCAAACTTTTTTTTGTGCTGACCCCGTTTTTCGGTCTGACCATGTTTCTCAGCATGACGGAAGGTTATGAAGAGAGCCGCCGTAAAAAGCTGGCCGCTTCCGTGTCCGCGGCCGTTGCCGTCAGTTGCCTGGTGCTGTTTTTTGTCGGTCAACAGATTTTCACCATTTTCGGTATCACCCTGGACGCGTTCCGCATCGGTGCCGGCGTCCTGCTCATGCTCTCCGGAATCAGCCTGGTTAACGGCAAAGCCGCCAGTACAGTGTCCGTCGGCAGTGATGATGTGGCCGTTGTTCCGCTGGCCATCCCTATTTTTGTCGGTCCCGCTACGGTCGGAACCTTGCTGGTGCTCGGCGCTGACCTGAACACCCTCACCACCAAAGCCATCGGCTCCCTGGCCCTGCTCAGCGCTGTCGGCTGTATCGGTGGAGTTCTGCTGGCCAGCTCTTTCATCAAGCGCTGCCTCGGCGGGCGCGGCATTATTATTCTCAGCAAACTGACCGGGTTGATCCTGGCAGCCCTTTCCGCCCAGATGATCATGATGGGAGTCCAGGGCTTTCTCGGTATCACCCCCTGA
- a CDS encoding 1,4-dihydroxy-2-naphthoate polyprenyltransferase, protein MKDVKPDSLHAWLLAARPKTLAAGSVPVLVASALAGHFGHFQPLPAVLCLLFALLAQIASNFSNDYFDFVKKTDNDQRLGPARAVASGWIAPRSMLIGTALAIALACLFGLGLVYYGGWPMIPLGLVCVLALLAYTAGPWPLAYHGLGDLFVLIFFGLVAVAGSFYVQAGTVEPLIIIAGLIVGLPAVNILVVNNYRDYENDRACQKHTSIVLFGRTFGKWFYLGNGIVAVLLCLLFVRESVWAAGLPLGYLWLHVRSWRKMCALEAGRGLNVLIGETARNLLFLGLLFSGGLLLAG, encoded by the coding sequence ATGAAAGATGTCAAGCCCGATTCCCTCCACGCCTGGCTGCTGGCCGCCCGTCCCAAAACCCTCGCGGCCGGGTCGGTCCCGGTGCTGGTCGCTTCCGCCCTGGCTGGCCACTTCGGCCACTTTCAGCCGCTGCCTGCGGTCCTGTGCCTGCTGTTTGCCCTACTGGCGCAGATCGCCTCCAATTTCAGTAACGATTATTTCGATTTTGTCAAAAAAACCGATAACGACCAGCGGCTCGGCCCGGCCCGGGCGGTTGCCTCCGGCTGGATTGCACCCCGCAGCATGCTGATCGGCACGGCGCTGGCGATTGCCCTGGCTTGTCTGTTCGGGCTTGGCCTGGTCTATTATGGCGGCTGGCCGATGATCCCCCTTGGCCTGGTTTGTGTCCTCGCGCTGCTGGCCTATACCGCCGGCCCCTGGCCGCTGGCCTATCATGGCCTGGGTGATTTGTTTGTGCTGATTTTTTTCGGCCTGGTGGCGGTGGCCGGTTCCTTTTATGTCCAGGCCGGAACAGTCGAGCCCCTGATCATTATTGCCGGCCTGATCGTCGGTTTGCCGGCAGTCAATATTCTGGTGGTCAATAATTATCGAGATTATGAAAACGATCGGGCCTGTCAGAAACATACCAGCATTGTGCTGTTCGGAAGGACCTTTGGTAAGTGGTTCTATCTGGGCAACGGGATTGTCGCCGTGCTGCTGTGTCTGCTGTTTGTTCGCGAGTCGGTCTGGGCCGCCGGGTTACCACTGGGCTATCTGTGGTTGCATGTTCGTTCCTGGCGGAAGATGTGTGCCCTGGAGGCGGGGCGGGGGCTGAATGTGCTGATCGGCGAGACCGCCCGGAACCTGTTGTTCCTCGGCTTGCTTTTCTCCGGTGGGCTGCTGTTGGCGGGGTGA
- a CDS encoding DUF6653 family protein, giving the protein MAGVILTDLEKSWFLDRKVWLYEDIKEANARYKGWDY; this is encoded by the coding sequence GTGGCCGGGGTCATCCTGACTGACCTGGAGAAAAGCTGGTTTCTGGATCGGAAGGTCTGGCTGTACGAAGACATAAAAGAAGCCAATGCCCGCTATAAGGGCTGGGACTACTGA